The following DNA comes from Ricinus communis isolate WT05 ecotype wild-type chromosome 10, ASM1957865v1, whole genome shotgun sequence.
GTGTAAATCCTTGCCATTTTCAGCTCCATTTGCCTTCTTCTTAGCTCCAGGAGAGAAAATCCCAGCATTAGGTGGTGCAGGATAAGCACTTCCATTTGTCCTTGAGACATTTCCAAACACTCCAATTCCTCCATTTTCTTCATCAAATGGCAAGTTACCAAAGTTGGATTGCCTAGGACTAACATTACTTGCATTTTTTCCATTAACCATTGAGTAAAAATCAGTATGGTTAAAACTTGAGCCTCTTGGAGTTGGATTTcttgaagattgaagagaaTAAATCTCTACATTGGTTAGATTAGATGGTCTGGGAGTCAATGAAAGACCAGAATTTGGACCGTGTGATCTACGAGAGAAGATTTCTGATCTAGAACTAGTTGATTTTCTTACTGTAACATGAAGTTTTCCATCTTCACCAACCTCAGCTTCAGTTTGCAATGGTTCTCTACCATCTAAAGATATGATATCAGAATCAACTCTAAAGGATATTATAGAGCCAGCAGTATCAGGAAACTGTTCACCAATCAAGAGTCTAGCTCCTCTATATTCAAACAGAAAGAGCATCAAAGTATACCATATTATGCATTGAAGGACAACTATTTGGACCATAAGACTCCCTGAGTCATCCCCATACATACCCTTCAACAAAGGGATGCCCATAACAAGAGTATTAGGAAGAgtggaaagagaaaagagcGTGATGGACCATTCAAGAGAGCCTCTGGAGCTGGTTCTAGACCAGATGGCTAAAACAAACAAGACTATGACTTTTTGAAGAGTGTCAGCTGCAATGAACCTGTAGTTCATGGCATAAGGATTGTTGGTGGaaataaagtgaaaagaaaGCAAAGGAACTGCAAATAGAGCAACAAATCTGTTGATCCCTGAACACTGATCAGGGCTAAAAATCTTCCACCATTTCACGGAGCCATAAGCTAAGATCATGGCCACATAAAGTGGCACAACTGCTGTGAGAACATGGTAGAGGTCTGTAGCACTAATCATTGTCTCTTTTCTGAGTTTGGTTTTTAGGGTCCTCTGTTGAGTTTAgctaatatatataagcaaCAGTAAAACCCAGATGGGTTGCTGCAGATTATGCAAGAAAATGATATGTTGTATCACTTTCTTGCAGTTTCTTGCCAGATGTCCCTTCGTTTTCTTTCCTCCCAAACTAGCAAGAAACCCTTAACAAACAAAGAGAGATAAAACTTTTAGACAGTTAGTAGAGACTATATTTGAGGATTGCAATAGCGAAATTAACCCATAACTAGTATAGAAACCTTGAAGAGGAGAAGCAAATAAAAAGGAGGGAAGAAAGACAATAAGAAGAAGCAGCAGAAACAATGGGAAGAAGAatattgagagagagagagggagagaaagAGGTAGCGTGGAGGAACAGAGTGTGGATGGGAAGTAGAAGGGGAAGAGAGAGCATTATATTTATGGGATTTTAATGGCagacaaagaaataaaagctAGGGGCTTTTGAGAAGCTTTTGTATATCTTTTTgggcagagagagagagagtctAAGAGCATAGACTATATCTATCTGAACAAGAGTGAagaggaaagagaaaaagtaaaagtaaagaTTGTTGGTTGTGTTTGGACTGTGGAGTTGAGAGGGAAATGACCAAACAGCATAATATATCAGAGAGATAAAGAAAGGGGCAGGAGAAAAGGGGGAAATAAAGAAACAGGATACAAATACCATAGCTCTTCGAAagattctctctctctctcttttcccaTCTCATTGTCATTCTGGCACATAATAtgtatctttttcttgttttcctGTCTGTAGGAAAGAAGAAGGCATTTGTTCAGGTTGTGgaccctttttctttcctttcttttgtgttttctttttcaatttcttcatgGCAAAATCTatattacttttcttttttcagattTTAGATTGGTCCATAgtctaataattatttcaatttcttattaaattcATTACTTAACATTACATTATTTcctaaaaacaaaaatcattatATCCTTGATAATATagaaacttttcttttaaaaaagagatttttttatattttgggaTTTGTCactcatttaatattttgaatatagTACATGAGAAGTAGAAAAAcaagtttctttctttaaaatacTTGAAACGTAAAATTGTAAATGTATGCCAAATTGGTATTCTTCATTTTCGATTAATAGGGTAAGAAAAATGGACACAACCTAAAGCATATTCCTATTATAATATCTAGTAGCCAACAAATGGTGAAACTTCAGTCTAGCAAGTTGTAATATATATGGGATTGAATAATTGCAATTTGCATTGATTAGTtgtgcttctttttctttttctttttttctttgcctTTCTTCTCGATTGAACACTAAGCATTGATCTATCATTagagaaattattaatgataagTAAATTGCCTTTGTAAAGGGAAGGACAATTCTACATGGAAGAAGAGTAGAGGTACTATTAAGCTTGATTTTGAAAAGGCATTTGATATATTATCTTGGGAATATATAGTTGAGGTATTGTGTTGTACGAGTTCTGAGACAAAATGGATACATGGATGAAGTTTTGTTTCTGCTAATCTTTGATATTAGTTCTGGTTAATcgtttttcaaaattaatgcCATGTTTGGTTggaattcattttatttaagaataagtcatgaaaataataataatattaaaaaaattaaaagagatattttgatattgtgaaatatattaataaattaatgtgaaattcattttaaaagttCTATTTACTTTGTAAGGatttagtttagctataaataatttcataaaaatttgattatatagaACTTTAAATTAACTTTCGCTTCATTAAAAGTACATAAATTTTGGATTTAACAAATATAGTCCATAAACTTTATGGAGAGACTAAAAAGGGAGTTAGCATTATGggagaaaaatttaataaatctcatcaaattaatattaattgcgTCCATATGTCTTTTAGGTTTCTTACATAATTTTGGTTATGAAGTTCGTGGCTTCTTTGAACacttgaatattattttttaaaactaccTTCAAAGATGAAtaatttggaaaaataaaatgaccTTAAATGAAACAAAGAGTGGTGCCATTAGATAGAGCTCTGACAATGCTTTCCTGAATGTAATTATAGGCCCATAATTTCTCTCGGATCAAAAGTTATGGCTAGTCAAACTGTACCTAAACTTCACATTCCTAAAACTTCTTCGAAAGATTAATGATTTCGAAGACCTAAATGAcctcaaataaatttaagagtGATTCCATTATATAAAGAATTGAAAGAACTTTCTGGAATATACTTATAGGCTCTCtcgaattaaaaattatgatcAATCAACATTGAGTAGACAGACGAACAAGAAGGTATATAAATCAACATTTTCATGCAGCAAAAAAGCTTTGCCTTACCACAAGGGTTAATTGCAGCAACAGAGGCCCAATTTACAGTCTAAAGTATGTTATGCACCATATtgtgtgtttttcttttgcattttcacATCTAGAATGAGTGAAATATTCATCCCCTCTTTACCACTATAAAAGGAGGATTTGCCCAACCATCAAAACTCACCTTTGGACATTAGCTTGAAGCTGTTCACTCCCTACAGACCAAAATCCGACtcgtaaatatataaaattctataatcTCTTCTTTCCTATTAGGACATTCTgtatttgaataataattgCAAGCTTTTAAAGgcttgtaattaaataattaagtaatatgCTCTATACTTGCCATTAAATtgtatatcaaaaatttagtTGTTTAAATTACAATCCTAAAAAAGCCCAACCATTCTATTtatattccaaacaaaaaaggtATAAATGAGCATAGCTTTTCACATGCAAATGGGGAATGTATACTCACCCTAATATCCTTAACTGATTAGGCTAGGAGTGGTTTCCCTAAACCTTCTTTTgcttactttatttatttattccatATTCAAAAAAAGACCATAATTTTTAGCAAATTAAATGTTGTTATttgtgttatttttaaaacctAAACCTATTTCATGAACCCTCCTCGAATTCGAGACTGGTGTCTTTTCTAAAATGGTAAATCATTAAAAAGAGTCATAATGGTTTTTCTCTTGTATTTTTTCCTAAAAATATAAGGTGGCGACTCTAAATCAATCATATCATTGAAAGCATCTTGTGTTCGtacgtgcatatttatatacataactAACTAATGAAGGAAAGCGAGGCATTCACATAAGCAAAGTAAGACTTGAATGCACACCtcaattaaatagaaaattcaaACAATCAAACTATGAATCATATAGAATCAAACAGTccaataattagataaaacaAGTCATATAATCATATGGTGAATCAAACAATTAGAGAGAATCAAATAGTCAAACGGTGAATCAGATAGAATTGGACATAATCAAATAGTCagacaattaaataaaaaaattagagatttaGATGGTGAATCAGATAAAATCAATAAGATAAAATCAGACAACCATACAATGAATCAAATAGAATTAGACAGCTAGACAATCAACTGAAAAAATGAGACAATCAGATGGTGAATAATATACAATCAAACAATTAAGAGAAACTGACAATCAGATAGTGAAtcagataaaattatatagaatCAAACAGTCAAACAACAAACtcaaaaatcaaacaattcaCTAGTAAATCagataagattaaaaattagacAATCAGATGATGAATcacataaaataagataaaataagataatcaGATGATCAGATAGCCAATCAAAAACCAATGGATATCAAACAACAATTAAGAAACCTGACTTTAATAAGAGTTCTTATAATGCCttgaattttacttttatttaattactaattttttaggagtatattgataaattaatattttcagtGTTAGATTTACGTACAAAAAACTTAATCGTTAAGTATTTTCAATTAGACTATTTTAAGTGAATctagtttataaatattactttatatattttgttatttttatttttttaatccaacctaattaataaatattttgtttagtgcaattaattagtaaatatattttttggaCTTGCATATAATAGATTAAAAgtctattttcattttgatgctcAAAGTGCAAAATAATAGTTTTGCCCAAAAAGataatatctatttatatatatagtcatTAAGTATgcaattaaatgaaataaaaaagacaattaaaaaaagtacTCAAGAGTATTGTATTGACAAACAAATAGGAAGAAACCTTATCGCAAAGTCCTAACTCTCATATCTAATTGTATAATGCTctcttaatctaataaaactGGTGCCTAGATGAGATAACTCTCcaatcagggaccttaactatGGTCTAACCTCTTATCTAATGTCCTAGCGCTAAAATAGGATGACTCTCTAATTAGGGGCCTTACCTCCAGCAATACTAAATAATTTCTCAAGGATAAGTTTAGAGAACTACGCTTGAATTAGTGCATCAAATCATGTCATAATAATATCTCACGTCTTTGATACCAACTGTGCTCATACATGAGGAAAGTTGAAATGTGAGTCAGATGTCTAAATCAGCAGTTGTAATCTAGTTTTCATtgcttataaatataaacttcaACTACCGAATTCAACAAGGAAGAATAGCTTTTCCAAATACCTCACGACTCGAAAGTGCATTTAGcatttttcatctttctttcttgagtgTTTACATTTATTGGCTTCTAAAAATTAGTTTCCTTGCAATCAATTTGCACTTGATCCATATAggaattctattattttatactttattatttcaaaGTGAAAACTCTTATAAGGTCTCCAAGCACCCAATGTAAAAGCTTGTTATCTGTCGAGTGATACAACTTTCCTTTCAAAAGTCTATGAGAGGCCTATTTGCACGTAATGAAGCAAGTGAGAGATTGATAGAAGCCTAATAACTTCTATGGGTCAGTCAGAGAGGAGATATCTCAGAATATATAAGGTGTCTAAATATTAGAACCTCGTAAGGCTTGATCTCTAGCCATTAATAGAGTCAACTAGTAGGAAAATTCTTGAGGTATGATCCTCAAGAATTAGATGTAGGTCTTAGTACTGTACTAGGATAAATCTTTCTGTTGATCTCTTTTTAacttatgtatttaattaacattTGATACTATTATCTATTTTGTTAGTTGTCTATTATATAAAACAAGTGAACATTGTTTAAGTAGACATTTGAGTATTTTTAAACATGCCTAAGACATCTATCACCTTGCATCCTCTTACTTATCCAACTAAGAAGAATTCATGGAATAGTACTCTAATTCACAACAAATAAGGTATCTATTGAAAAAGTTGACTTACTACTGTAGGTATCTAGTAGAGAGCTACCTAAGCTTAGTTAGATATCTGTGCAGTTTGCATCAGGCATCTAATAAAACTCTTATGGAACTATTATATAATAGTTTAACAAACAAGTCAGATATCTAGCcagaaaaatattaagaagTCCAATTCACCCCCTTTTTTAGACATCTACTCTGCACTTTCAATTAGTTCTTCACATGTGAAGATAAAATGTAAGGAACCAAAGTTCCTCCTTTTTAGAGTTAGTCTTCCTAGGTTAAATC
Coding sequences within:
- the LOC8269287 gene encoding probable auxin efflux carrier component 1b isoform X2, giving the protein MISATDLYHVLTAVVPLYVAMILAYGSVKWWKIFSPDQCSGINRFVALFAVPLLSFHFISTNNPYAMNYRFIAADTLQKVIVLFVLAIWSRTSSRGSLEWSITLFSLSTLPNTLVMGIPLLKGMYGDDSGSLMVQIVVLQCIIWYTLMLFLFEYRGARLLIGEQFPDTAGSIISFRVDSDIISLDGREPLQTEAEVGEDGKLHVTVRKSTSSRSEIFSRRSHGPNSGLSLTPRPSNLTNVEIYSLQSSRNPTPRGSSFNHTDFYSMVNGKNASNVSPRQSNFGNLPFDEENGGIGVFGNVSRTNGSAYPAPPNAGIFSPGAKKKANGAENGKDLHMFVWSSSASPVSEGGIHVFRGGDHGIDLGGVAHQKDYDEFGRDEFSFGNRPVPNGVDREGPVLSKLGSSSTAELHPKTGVDGEPRATAMPPASVMTRLILIMVWRKLIRNPNTYSSLIGLTWSLVSFKLHIEMPAIIAGSIAILSNAGLGMAMFSLGLFMALQPRIIACGNSIATFAMAVRFLTGPAVMAAASFAVGLRGVLLHIAIVQAALPQGIVPFVFAKEYNVHPDILSTGVIFGMLIALPITLVYYILLGL
- the LOC8269287 gene encoding probable auxin efflux carrier component 1b isoform X1 is translated as MISATDLYHVLTAVVPLYVAMILAYGSVKWWKIFSPDQCSGINRFVALFAVPLLSFHFISTNNPYAMNYRFIAADTLQKVIVLFVLAIWSRTSSRGSLEWSITLFSLSTLPNTLVMGIPLLKGMYGDDSGSLMVQIVVLQCIIWYTLMLFLFEYRGARLLIGEQFPDTAGSIISFRVDSDIISLDGREPLQTEAEVGEDGKLHVTVRKSTSSRSEIFSRRSHGPNSGLSLTPRPSNLTNVEIYSLQSSRNPTPRGSSFNHTDFYSMVNGKNASNVSPRQSNFGNLPFDEENGGIGVFGNVSRTNGSAYPAPPNAGIFSPGAKKKANGAENGKDLHMFVWSSSASPVSEGGIHVFRGGDHGIDLGGVAHQKVDYDEFGRDEFSFGNRPVPNGVDREGPVLSKLGSSSTAELHPKTGVDGEPRATAMPPASVMTRLILIMVWRKLIRNPNTYSSLIGLTWSLVSFKLHIEMPAIIAGSIAILSNAGLGMAMFSLGLFMALQPRIIACGNSIATFAMAVRFLTGPAVMAAASFAVGLRGVLLHIAIVQAALPQGIVPFVFAKEYNVHPDILSTGVIFGMLIALPITLVYYILLGL